The following DNA comes from Mucisphaera calidilacus.
ACGGATCGGCCCCCAGAAACCGAACGGACGCATCCGCTTGTAGAAAGCCACCAGCTTCTCCTTCGACTCCGGCGGGGTCAGCAGGATCACGATCACCGAGACCGTCGTGCTCGTGCACACGATCAGAAACGTCCGCAACGCCCAGAGTGTGTCGTTCGTGATCTCAACCTCGAACCACACCAGCAACGAACGCGTCCACTCGTTCACATGCCCCGTCAGCATCAGCGTCGTGATCACCACCGAGCACGCCTGCGCCGACAACTCGCCCCAGATGTTCACACGCCACCACACGAAACGCAGCAGCTTCACCATGCCCACCGACTGAACCACGTTGATCGCGAACATGAACAGGTACAGGATGTCGTTCACCATGAACCCGATCACCGACGCCAGCAGCGTGATGAACACCATGTACCAGCGTGAGGCCGTCACGTAGTGATGCTCGTCACGGCCCGGCGCCAGGTACGCCTTGTAAATGTCGTTCGTGAAGATCGACGTCGAGTTGTGAATGTTCGTATCGAACGAGGACATGAACGCCGACAGAAAGCCCGCCGCCATCAACCCCATCAGGCCGATCGGCATGTACTGACGCACCAGCGCCGGGAACACCATCTCGTGGTCCGCGATCGCCTGACCGTCCGGACCCACCGCCGCCGGAAACTGCTCCAGCAGGTACGCGTCACTGATCAGGAACAACCCCGCAAGACCGCAGATGTAGTAAGGCCAGTTGCGGAACGCGAAGTTCAGGATGCCCGTGTACAACCCCGTGTAAATGACCTCACGCTCGTCCTTCAGACAGAAGCTGCGCTGGTTGTGCGGGTTGTAGTTCCCCTGCTCCATGATCGCGAACACGATGTAGAAGATCAGCACCCAGATCACCGTTGGCATCAGCGATAACAGCTTCTCCGAGTCGGCGTGGCTCTCCAACGCCGTCCGCAGACCGATCGGACCACCCATGTCAATGAAGATAAACGTCAACAGCATGTAGGTCGCGAACAACGCCACCAGCACCTCGAACAGGTCCGTCCACACCACACCGTGCACGCCCGAGGCCGCCGAATAAACAAGCGTCACCAAAATCAGGACCGCGATGATCACGATGCTCGTGTCCATCGTCATGCCGAGAAACAGGAAGTCAGGCGGCAGGCCAAGCAGCACCGTCACCACCTTCTTCATACCCACCAGGCCGATCGCCGCCCACATCGCGGCCACGATGATCCCGTACAGCACCGAGTCGAACGTCCGCGCCACGTCCGCGCCACGCCCGTGATAACGCGCGTGATAAAACTCCATCTGTGTCACGAACGCCGCACGACGCCAGAGCCGGACGAAAAACACCGACGAGATCGCCATCGTGAAGATGCTCCGCCACGTGAACCACAGCCCACCCAGACCGTCCTGGCGGATCTTCCGCGAGTCCGAAAGCATCGTCGACGCGTTCAAACCTGTCGCCAGAACCGACGCGCCCGCCAGCCACCACGGCATCTTCCGGCCCGCCAGAATGAACTCGTCCGTGTTGCTGCCCGCACGCTTCGCGAGCTTCGCGCCCAGAACAAGCAGACCGACCATGAAACTGACCACGACGGTCCAGTCAATCCAGTGCATTTAATATTGTCCTTCTTAGCTAAATCAGCGGCCGTCAGAGCCGAGGATGGTGATGGAATAGCCCGGAAGACGCAGCGACGAAGACAGCCGCAGCTCCGCACGATCAAGCAATTCAGGCGAACTCATGTACAGCGTCGGCGCACCCGAGTACTGGAGCCCCACGTCCTCGGTGATCCCCAGCGAACGCACGTCCACCTCCACCGCGTCAGGCGTCAGGTTCAGCAGCACGCCCCGCGGCCCGAGCTCCCCGCCCGAATCCGAGAAACGCCAGCCGCGGATCAGCGGCAGAGGCGACGACCCGCCCTCAACCTCCAGCTCAACCTCCCCACCGAAATCAACCGACGCCACACGGTCACGGCCGTTCGCCGCGTGACCGAACAACGACATCACCAGGCCCGTCGGCGTGACGGCAAGAGGTTCGGCCTTGGCGTCGGCGTCCTTGACGAGAAGGCCGTCGAAGGTGGACCCGTTGCGGTCGTGCAAGGCGTTGAACAGGTTGCCGCCGTACGGATTGTGGAAGCACAAGAGCGTCACGTTCTCGTCCTCGAGAAACACCGACAGCATCGAGGACAACGCCAGGCCCTGCGCCCACGTGTGACGCACACCACCCATCCGGTCGTTCACGTTGAACTCCGTCAGCCACAGGTCATAAGGCGTAAGCTCCGGGAAGCTGTGACGGATGTGCCCCCACTCCTCGTGCGGCACCAGCATCATGAACTGAACCGCCTCCGGATCCTGCAACAGACGCGCCTGCTCGTTCTGCTGCTCCGCACTGCCCCACGGCCGCGGGCCGCCCGGCAGCAGCCCCACACCCGCGTACGGGTGAAGCGTCACCGCATCCACCTCATCCGAAAGGTGCGGGATCACGTGCTGATTCCACGTCCGACGACGCTCGCTCACGTGAGGCGGACCGCCGTCCGAACCGATCACCGCAACCTTCGCCTCCGGAAACTCGGCCTTGATCGCCGACGTCCACACGTTGCACGCCTCCGCGTAAGCCTCAGGCGTCGGGAACTTCACGTGCACCAGCGGCTCCGCACCAATCCCGAAAAAATACTCGTTCCCCAACTCAACGTACTTCACCGGCATCCCCAGTCGCTCCGCGCGACGAAGCTGCCCAAGCTGATTCTCGAGGTCCTTCGTCACCATGTTCAGCATGAACACAGGCGTGAAACCCAGACGCTTCTGACCCTTCGCGTAATTCTCGAGCGTGTACGTCCGCGAGTCCTCCACCATCCCCTGAACCCAGTGCATCATCCGATCACGCGGCGCGTTCCGGTCAAGCCACCCCGTGTCCCAGTCCCAGTAATTCCCGATCGTGCCGGCCGGGTATCGGAGGTTGCCCAGGTTGAGTTGTCGCATCGCGTCGGAGAGGTCGCGGTTGTCCCAGAACTGCGACACCGCCGTCAGGTTGCCGTTCATCCCCACGTAGTCGCGGGCGATCTCTCGCTCCTCGCCGAGACGCGCCGTCACGCGGCTCGGCGGACGAACCAGCGGATACGCCGCCCAGGGCGACGACGACAACTGCTCCTCAACATCCGTCCCCAGGCTCGCCTGAGCCAATCCCCCCGAGACCTGATCCGCCATCAGCCGCGCAACACCAATCCGGTACGGATCATTCCCATACAGCTTCATCGCGCGCACCGTCGGCAGCAAC
Coding sequences within:
- a CDS encoding sodium:solute symporter family transporter, with product MHWIDWTVVVSFMVGLLVLGAKLAKRAGSNTDEFILAGRKMPWWLAGASVLATGLNASTMLSDSRKIRQDGLGGLWFTWRSIFTMAISSVFFVRLWRRAAFVTQMEFYHARYHGRGADVARTFDSVLYGIIVAAMWAAIGLVGMKKVVTVLLGLPPDFLFLGMTMDTSIVIIAVLILVTLVYSAASGVHGVVWTDLFEVLVALFATYMLLTFIFIDMGGPIGLRTALESHADSEKLLSLMPTVIWVLIFYIVFAIMEQGNYNPHNQRSFCLKDEREVIYTGLYTGILNFAFRNWPYYICGLAGLFLISDAYLLEQFPAAVGPDGQAIADHEMVFPALVRQYMPIGLMGLMAAGFLSAFMSSFDTNIHNSTSIFTNDIYKAYLAPGRDEHHYVTASRWYMVFITLLASVIGFMVNDILYLFMFAINVVQSVGMVKLLRFVWWRVNIWGELSAQACSVVITTLMLTGHVNEWTRSLLVWFEVEITNDTLWALRTFLIVCTSTTVSVIVILLTPPESKEKLVAFYKRMRPFGFWGPIRRAADLERDASDSLLWLSVTALSMMGSILGLVFAFMGLLLALWHFMIVGAVVAAVSLRMFFVGVDKLYPKGSSGVAPKASG